The genomic interval ACTAACCAAGATAAGGAGGGAAAGACTGAAGAATTTCATCTCATTGATGGTGGTGTGGCTGTTAATAATCcggtaattaattatttaattaataaataaataagccaatattgtaattattattaataacctACCTACTAATTATTTaccttaatttaatatatagatTGTTTTGTAACAcgtgtttttttgttttcttggtCAGTCTTTCGTTGCAATAAGTGAAATAACGAAACAAATAGCGCAAAACAATTTGAGTTTTGACCCAAATactaagccattggattacacACGTTTTCTAGTGATATCATTGGGAACAGGTTCGAACAAGACTGAACAAAAGTACAATGCTAAACTTTCTGCCACGTGGGGGCCTTTGTCTTGGATTTATTACAATGGATCCACTCCTATTATCGATGTTTTCTCTGAAGCAAGTGTTGATATGGTTAACTATCACAACACTGTGTTTTTCAATGCCTTAGGTTCTGATGGTAATCATCTAAGAATTGATGTAAGTTTATTAAtccttaattaaattaattacatttttttgtCTTATTACTAATCATAATAATATCATTTGttttatctaattaaatatatgaaattagaGTTAGTCAGATTTCGATTATAGGCTAATTAAAATACAGTAGCTGTTTCTATTTAATGcttaatgatgatgatgatattgatatatatatatatattgtatgtaTATAGGATGACACATTGACAGGGGATTTATCATCGGTTGATATATCAACAAAATCCAACTTAAATAATCTAGTGGAAGTGGGGAAGAAACTACTCAAAAAACCACTTTCTCGCATTAATATGGCCACCGGTCTTTACGAACCAATTCCAAACACCACCCATACCAATGAAGATGAACTAAAAAGgtttaattatatatagagatattgttattgttatactaatacatatataatttttaattaaaagtaacaacatttttattatgaattaattaaatGATCGATATGGTTTTGTTACAGGTTTGCACAAATACTTTCGGAGGAAAAGAGGCTCCGAAAATCTAATGCAAAAACCGCTTAGAGTTATATATAGTGTACGGCTCATGATCAAGAGTAATGGATCGATCAGACGGCTCACATTAATAAAGCTTGGTCAATATTAATCtttcgtatttaaatattaataaataccaACTTAATTGGGAATATTAATGCATCTTCTTGTAATGTTAAAGCTGTTTTTCTACCCATATATACGTACTAGTACTGCTGTTAAATATATTTATGGTTTGTTGATGTCACTATGTACTACTCCATTGAacgtaataaaataaataagtattgttttatttatttatttatgtctaCTGAATTTGTGTCAGCTGAAAAAGACTAATATATTTTGATTTCTCCGTTAATTAATAAGTTTGAGaaatcaataaaataaataaataaaagaaagagtAATACTAACAGCTTTTTTAAAATAGgggaattttaaaatttttaaagaatcctattaaaaatacattataatatatgtctcaaatattttttttttaaaatttactattcatatgttctatatttataaaatactatttattgttctaaatatattttattaattgttttgaattttaatatcTATTCTTATAtgagaaaatatataaatattatatatttgaaatgaatgaaatgtattaaaatattaaaaaacaaaGTAGTATTTTAGTAATGTATTTTAAAGAATAGAGTAGAAAAATTATTGGAAATTGAAAACTGTATTTATGCAAATATCAatacattaattaaatttcagtaATTAAAATCACAACCGTTACGATCTACAATAACAGAATGAAAACTTGTTGCTTTAAAAACACAGATTTGTAGTAACAGAACAGAATTAACAGTGCCTAATATAAAAACTTGACACAAGATAATTATACATGATATCAGTATTTAAACATTCCTAATCCACGAGGCCACGCCCAgggaatgaaatcaattagtaAAGTATTAAAGATTACACAAGCAATTAACTTATACaaatttagactccctctaatgATTTGCTACAGCAGTTTGTAATCCACCTAGTTCGAACCACACCAATAGTAGTGAACTCCCTTTCAGCTATTGATGTGTGCTTACTTACTctcgaagtaaggcttaaacaaATTTTCTCCCGAAGATATATGCACACTTCCTCCCCAAGTAAGGCTTtgacaagtcttctcccgaagaccctTCTCTTGTTCAATAAAGTCCTTTAACCTATTCTTAGAACAGTATAAGAACGATAAACAAAGACTAAAACATAGTTGAACACTCTTGGTTTTCGCAAAAGAAACTCTCTCCTTACAAagataaaaatatgaaaaatgaaGCTCAAAGAAGTGAGAACATTTGTTTACTCTCTAAGTCCTATTTATAATCAtatagaaaccttagagacagCCACATATACATTTTCAAAGTTGTACAAAAGTTCCCTAAAATAATCCTTAATTTGTTGCAACACGATTGAAATCTATAGCATAGCAGTAGATTGAGCAAAATAAGAAAACTTTCCATACAAGTCCAAGATTATGATTTGGTCTTTATTTCCTgccaaagatttttttttttttggtaagtaAACCTGCCAAAGATTATTTGATCTGCTAAAATACATGGCAAAACTGAAATcatcaatcaaaaaaaaaaaaagaaagtcaagttttccaaaaataggCAACTTTTCATAAAGAGAATTTATTCTCTTGCAAGAAAAGAATCTCAAACAAATACAACCAGCTgagaaaataattttccatGCATAAAAGAAATGAGCAATTAGAGGCACAAAATTAACacaataaaatcaattaattgctcaataaaaatgcatattaattaaaaaatattttgtcaactaatttgccataaaaaaaaaaaaaaaaaaaaaaaacttaacaaGAATTCTTTAATacacaattaataaatattagcaagatataaaatattcccaagtaggaaTTTGAGTGTATTAAATATTAGCTATTGTATGAACTGCATCCATTTTAATTGTCTGAATAAGTTATaaattatatgtaattttaagaaaaaattacataaactaaaaattacaaaaataagttacagaaaaaaaaatatttttactattttaacttttttatttataaaaatactttttcAGTAAAAATACTAAACCACTTCTTAGTTATTTGATAGTTAATTTACAGATGTATTATAGTTGTCATGAGATTATTTTTCTAGTTATTTCTGGTTGTTTTATAGTTAATTTATAGTTGTCGTGGGGTTgacttctcattttttttagttattttttttactttttgttgAGCAaagtttatttttgtaattttaaaactttactaGCTAATTTtcgtaattaaaaattttaggcTATAAAATTGTACATGAACAATTgacatattaataaaattgaataaaattagataaaagttcttaaatctaacaaattcaaattttgggggggaatttttaacaacCTAAAAAATTCAGAGAGCATGATTTGacacatgtcaaagtttaggggcgaaaatcctaattagcctttctTTATTGGTAAGGCTCCTAAGTGACCAATGAGGTTATTAGGAGATGCTAGTATTAATATTAGTGGAATTATATATAGTCAAATGTTTTAATTcacattattaataatttcattagcatatcattaattaaattaattttaaatagtaagcttgaatttttgaaattaaacttaCAAATGATTGATTTTTTTGTTGGTTACAAGAGTCCTAATTGATTAAATTGAGCTTTGTTTTacgaataaaataatatttttgtgtcatatctaaaaaaatatataaacaaacaagTAAAAATAAGGCCTCAAAAGAAAtgaaattagtatttttaaaaataaaatagaggcCCAATGGATCCAAGAATATTTGTCTATGCAACACGTCAGCATAATGGGCTTGTGCATCAGTATAGTGGGACGTGTACGACAGTTGCCTCTACAACTCTTTGTTCCCCACTTGCATGTACAATGGGCTTAACACATGTACAACTTTAATAAgcaaatatctaaaatatttagGTGGCGTtcggtaacacttttttaatcagttttctgtttttaaaagtgaaaaagcgaaaatatttttcaaaaacatgttctataaaactgtttttacttttcaattttataattagaaatcaaaattttaaaaacaaaaaaaatcactttcaaaatttttttaaacagttttttttttcttaatcaatcatTTGGATTacaaccagacccggacccaaatcccctccttACGGTCTTGGCGCTGAACCCGGCTTCTGAACCGAACCCGAATCCAACCCCGGATcttgacccgacttaaataaaatcaaaaaataaaaataaaaatgaactttacagaacacacttttgttttctatttttaaaattgaaaaacaaaagtggttacagaacgtaattttatttttttaaaaaaaattttttaaatacaaaaattttactttcattttgtgattaaaaaattaaaaaaacaaaagtgttaccaaacggcacctttaTGTACAAGCTCAACAATATATTTTTACCAAAtaatttgggaaatttacaaaaatactggaatttgagataaattttagaaaaatattgtcACATGAAAAAGTTTACAAAAAtgctgtatttttataaaacactagtagaacacaaaacataacaactcaaaacaccagtaaaacaactaaaaaacactaATAAAAATTTAGAGAAATACAGTATaatgcagtatgaaacttataaaaaaatacagtaaaaaaataaaaaaatgacaaaagttaatataacatgtaaatttcccaataatttTAACAAGAATAACCCTATAAATTTTATTACTGTACCCTATATTGTCCTACGAAATCTACTTTTTCTGCGACATTCTTACTACATGTTTACAtcatgtataattttataacatATTTATACTAAAAGTATTACATTACGTAATTTTTGTCtgttatacaaaataattaaaaacttctTCAACTACTAATTATagcatattaaaatattaataaaactcATAAGACCTAAcagaataaattattaaaaatatatatggagGAGGCTATTCAAAGcctaaatattaatgtatacatttttttttattattttggaagCACTATGACCCCTCAACTCTATATGTGCCTCAtgtaaattgtatttttagttaaataagatataattaatatatgttAAATTGCTCATAATTAAATGTGTTGTAAAACGGTTGTAAACATGTAAAATATTGTTATAAACatgttaataattaattaaattgataaattaactaaaattaaatatataatgagttggaatgtattttagttattattattattttttttgcacaaaataaatggattagatttgtgttttacatttatttataataagtcTCCACAGAACAATAATTTATATGACCAATAAACATGAATTCTCCTTCCTAATTATACGACAATGACTAGGAAACGACAACACTTCACTAATATACTACAAAAGTAAAAACGACTACTTTAAAATGAACAAGCTAGCACGACCGTCATAATATGTAgtactaattatttaaaaccgTACAAATTATAGGCAGTACTATATGCTAATGTAATAATTGATTAAAATTGCTGTGAAGTTTAAGCAATATTTAGAGGAATAAGATAAAACGTATATTTTATTACTAGGTAGGGACccatttatttatgaaatttttacattaaaaatacaaaatattaatttaattatattggaTGTATTAATGTGAATGATTAccataattagatttttattctttttataacTATTTTTATGGCTAATTTGTATTATATTAATGACCAAGCTTTCAAAATAACCAAATTTATACGTTAATAATTATAAACCATAATCAATAAGGatattactaataaataataaaatttgtattagGCATACAAATCACATCTATAATCCATCTTAATAATTGCAtggtatatttttcaaaatcaatacatatataatcatgattattctaaatatttaattaattttatgaatttttttttttttaataaacatgtgatttatcaaataataaagataaatatattggtaaaaaaatatagattaattataaatataaaatatatttataactaGTAAAAATGTACGtttattttacttaattttaagtaaacatagatataaaatattaatacattattgtttattatttttattaaatattttgtaaaaataaatatatatagttataataaattatagtaaaatggataataaacatttatactatacaaaaaaatagtatatttattatattaagcATATgcgtttattatttatttaattttaatacattattgtttattatttttcatatcttttcagttttttttataaaaatattaacctCCATAGCTAAACATTTCCCCCTCCACAATCCCAaatagtatatttattatattaaacatttattatttattttgttttatttttaaacatgcatatatataataaatcgtatattttataataaatacactataaataaacataatatataataaatcacactaaaataaatcataaacatttatattataataacaaaaaatatctaGCATGTTTCTTGTGTAaaagtgtttatttttttttttctaaataaacatgttatattattattaaaaaaaaattaaa from Cannabis sativa cultivar Pink pepper isolate KNU-18-1 chromosome 4, ASM2916894v1, whole genome shotgun sequence carries:
- the LOC115715233 gene encoding patatin-like protein 3, whose amino-acid sequence is MATDSSIEAPKYGRLITILSLDGGGIRGIIPAVLLEYLESQLQVLDGPEARLADYFDVISGTSTGGLITAMLSAPNSQKRPLYSAKEIVPFYLEHSPKIFPQSRGIFGSIIGSVQDATGPKYDGKYLHSLVQKLLGTTRLHETLTNVVIPAFDIKKLQPTIFSSYLAPANSALDARLADIAISTSAAPTYLPSHYFTNQDKEGKTEEFHLIDGGVAVNNPSFVAISEITKQIAQNNLSFDPNTKPLDYTRFLVISLGTGSNKTEQKYNAKLSATWGPLSWIYYNGSTPIIDVFSEASVDMVNYHNTVFFNALGSDGNHLRIDDDTLTGDLSSVDISTKSNLNNLVEVGKKLLKKPLSRINMATGLYEPIPNTTHTNEDELKRFAQILSEEKRLRKSNAKTA